The Bombus vancouverensis nearcticus chromosome 7, iyBomVanc1_principal, whole genome shotgun sequence region CACATCAAGGGACGAACGGTGTAAGTGAATAAGGCTGTATCGAGCCCACGGCTGTTCCTCAATTTCTATGCGTCAGTCTCGACCCAAAATTAACCGGTCGTTTCGGCGTTCTAGCTCTCAAATTCGAACAACGCTAAAGAAGAAAGCTTTTGAGGAAGCTGGCGTGCCGCTCAGACAACAAATGCTTTCTCAACAGTCGACGCAACAATCGGCAGTTCAACAAGTATCGAAGCAACAAACAGGAAATCAAGGATTAATGGGGAAATCGTCTGAAGTCACGTTGAACATGTTAAATGCGCCGGAATCGGAAGTGGATGTTGAGGGACTACCAGAGGAGTGTCAAGTAAAGCTCGAGTTCGAAGGTGCGACGGAAGAAGTAGCTTCTTAATAAGCCGAGGTTGATCTTTGTTGATCAtatgtaattttttttatctagatttttaaatataagataattttcatataatatacgcGCTTAACGTTAAGTAACAAATATGTACCTTCAATAAATTATGTTTCTCAAATAGATTTTTAAAAGTCAGCTACGATTATTTACTTCGTGACA contains the following coding sequences:
- the LOC117158312 gene encoding BPTF-associated chromatin complex component 1 isoform X4, with translation MNSASKVGEIFTAAGAAFNKLGELTMQLHPTTDSPAGKWTDEEIEMLRHSVKTFSEDLNKISEHIKGRTVSQIRTTLKKKAFEEAGVPLRQQMLSQQSTQQSAVQQVSKQQTGNQGLMGKSSEVTLNMLNAPESEVDVEGLPEECQVKLEFEGATEEVAS
- the LOC117158312 gene encoding uncharacterized protein LOC117158312 isoform X3 — translated: MVVPPHRSSSFFYVSHVLLSSSTLAMESVSGHKVGEIFTAAGAAFNKLGELTMQLHPTTDSPAGKWTDEEIEMLRHSVKTFSEDLNKISEHIKGRTVSQIRTTLKKKAFEEAGVPLRQQMLSQQSTQQSAVQQVSKQQTGNQGLMGKSSEVTLNMLNAPESEVDVEGLPEECQVKLEFEGATEEVAS